The window GCTCGGCAAGGTCTGGTTGCTGCCCGGCGCGCTCGCCCTGGGCGATTGGGACGCGGCGCAAAAAATTATCATCGAAGGACATTTGTGGGTGAGTCTGTTCCGCATCTTTGCCGGTTTCTTTCTCGGCGCGATCCCAGGTATCGTGCTCGGCGTCATCATGGGCATGAGCCGCTCGGTGCGGGTCGCACTCGACCCGGTGATTTCGGCGGTGTATGTTCTGCCCAAGATCGCGATCCTGCCGCTCGTGATGTTGATTTTCGGTATCGGCGAAACGAGCAAGGTGGTCATCGTCGGCATCTCGTCGTTCTTTCTCGTGCTGATCAATACGACGGTCGGCGTGCGCGACATCGAGCCGATCTTTTTTGAAGCGGCGAAGAATTACGGCGCGAATCGTTGGCAAATGTTCTGGCATGTGATTATTCCCGGCGCATTGCCGGTTATTTTCGCCGGACTGCGGCTCAGTCTCGGCACGGCGCTCATCGTCATCATCGCGGCGGAGTTCGTCGCGGCGCAGTATGGGTTGGGTTATTTGATTTGGTTTTCGTGGCAAACCTTGCTCACCGAAAATATGTTTGCCGGTTTGGTCGTGGTAATGATTCTGGGCGCGTTGTTTACGAGCGGACTGCAAACCATCGAACATTGGTGGATGCCTTGGGAACGCGAAGAACGTCACGTCACGATGAACGCGCCGGACGCGCCAAAACCGATTTGACAAAACCACGCGAGTTGTGGTAAATTCTCGCCACGATGATGAAGCACAATTCGACCTCGGCGTTCGCGTTTTACTTTTACGGCTACTTTTATTTTTACGCCGGCGATGCACCGCGGGTCGAATCGTCACACCTTAGTTAGCCGTAATCAGGCAACAACACAGGAGCGTGGGATTCAACCCCACGCTCCTTTTCTTTTTCGGGAGCAGCCATGTCACTTCGCGGAATTCGCGGCGCAACTACCTCCAACGCCAACACGCGCGAGGCGATTCTCGACGCGACGCGCGAACTGTTGGACACGATCGCGCGCCGCAACGACTTGCATCCGGACGATGTCGTCAGCGCCGTGTTCACCGTCACCCCCGACCTCGACGCGGCATTCCCCGCCGCCGCCGCGCGCCAACTCGGTTGGACGCACACCGCGCTCCTCGATATGCTCGCGCCACGCGTGCCCACCGATCTGTCGCGCTGCATCCGCGTGATGATTCACTGGAACACCGAACGCTCCCCGCACGAGGTCCGCCACGTTTATTTGCGCGACGCGCGCAAACTCCGCCCCGACTGGGCAACGATTACGGAAGAATTTCCCGAAACAGGAGAAGCCAAATGACCCGCATCGCGTTTCAAGGTGAGCATGGTGCGTATTCGCAAGAAGCCATTTTCCAAACGTTTGGCAACGAGGTCGAGACGATTCCGTGCCGCACGTTTTTCGATCTCTTTCGCACGGTGGACGAAGACCGCGCTGAGCTCGCGATGGTGCCGATTGAAAATTCGACGGCGGGCGCGATCAATCAATCGTACGATTTGTTGCTCGATTACGATTTGAAAATCACGCGCGAAGTGATCCTGCGCGTGCGCCACGCGTTGTTGGTTGTGCCCGGCGCGACGCTTCAGGATGTGAAACGCGTGTACTCGCATCCGTCCGCCA is drawn from Chloroflexota bacterium and contains these coding sequences:
- a CDS encoding ABC transporter permease, translating into MKLDTDTRDRLLAIGFPLFLLALWEFVVRAQWLDGRFFPAPSAVAVALWNLTAKGDLLGKVWLLPGALALGDWDAAQKIIIEGHLWVSLFRIFAGFFLGAIPGIVLGVIMGMSRSVRVALDPVISAVYVLPKIAILPLVMLIFGIGETSKVVIVGISSFFLVLINTTVGVRDIEPIFFEAAKNYGANRWQMFWHVIIPGALPVIFAGLRLSLGTALIVIIAAEFVAAQYGLGYLIWFSWQTLLTENMFAGLVVVMILGALFTSGLQTIEHWWMPWEREERHVTMNAPDAPKPI
- the aroH gene encoding chorismate mutase, which encodes MSLRGIRGATTSNANTREAILDATRELLDTIARRNDLHPDDVVSAVFTVTPDLDAAFPAAAARQLGWTHTALLDMLAPRVPTDLSRCIRVMIHWNTERSPHEVRHVYLRDARKLRPDWATITEEFPETGEAK